From Coffea arabica cultivar ET-39 chromosome 10e, Coffea Arabica ET-39 HiFi, whole genome shotgun sequence, one genomic window encodes:
- the LOC140015239 gene encoding uncharacterized protein — MHRIKLEENAKLVWQAQRRLNPLMMEMVKKEILKLLDVGIIFAISDSPWVRPVQVVSKKTGVTVECQCANPPDGGSIAIAPEDQEKTTFKYPFGTFACRRMPFELCNAPATFQRCMIMCDANDHAVGAVLGQRVGKAAHVIYYASRALNGVQLNYSTTEKELLAVIFVLEKFRSYLLGVKVIVFSDHAALRYLMTKKDTKPRLIRWILLLQEFDLKIRDKRDSENLVADHLSHIPVGEENEPLKDTFPEEHLFSLNFRLPWYVDLVNYLVTVDYVSKWMEVKATRTNNSRVVAEFIRSNIFVRFGMPKAIVSDRGTHFCNKTITALLRKYGVLHRVSTSYHSQANGQAELSNREIKSILEKMV, encoded by the exons ATGCACCGGATTAAGTTGGAAGAGAATGCCAAACTTGTATGGCAGGCTCAAAGGAGGCTCAACCCCCTTATGATGGAAAtggtgaaaaaagaaatattaaaGTTACTGGATGTAGGGATCATATTTGCAATATCAGATAGCCCTTGGGTGAGACCAGTCCAGGTAGTTTCAAAGAAGACAGGAGTGACAGTGGAGTGCCAGTGCGCAAACCCACCGGATGGAGGCAGT ATAGCAATTGCACCggaggatcaagagaagacgACCTTCAAGTACCCGTTCGGGACCTTCGCATGTAGACGGATGCCATTTGAGTTATGCAATGCACCTGCAACTTTCCAGAGATGTATG ATCATGTGCGATGCCAATGATCATGCTGTAGGGGCTGTATTGGGGCAAAGAGTAGGAAAGGCAGCTCACGTCATCTACTATGCGTCCCGAGCCTTGAATGGGGTCCAATTGAATTACTCCACCACTGAGAAAGAGCTTCTTGcggttatttttgttttagaaaAATTCAGGTCATATTTGTTAGGTGTTAAAGTAATTGtattttctgatcatgcagcatTAAGGTACCTAATGACCAAGAAAGATACAAAACCGAGACTCATAAGGTGGATACTGCTCCTACAAGAATTCGACCTGAAGATCAGGGATAAGAGAGACTCAGAGAATCTAGTAGCCGATCATTTGAGTCATATACCCGTTGGAGAGGAGAACGAGCCATTGAAGGATACATTTCCTGAAGAGCATTTATTTTCTCTAAATTTTCGATTGCCTTGGTATGTCGATTTAGTCAATTATCTAGTAACAG TCgattatgtttctaaatggATGGAGGTTAAGGCCACCCGGACTAATAATTCGAGAGTAGTTGCAGAATTTATCAGGTCCAATATTTTTGTACGTTTTGGGATGCCAAAGGCGATTGTTAGTGACAGAGGGACACATTTCTGCAATAAAACCATAACTGCGTTGCTTCGCAAGTATGGTGTACTCCATAGGGTCTCAACGTCGTACCACTCCCAAGCAAATGGTCAAGCAGAGCTATCGAATCGGGAAATTAAATCCATCTTGGAGAAAATGGTGTGA